The Papaver somniferum cultivar HN1 chromosome 3, ASM357369v1, whole genome shotgun sequence genome includes a region encoding these proteins:
- the LOC113358915 gene encoding uncharacterized protein LOC113358915 encodes MDCETPCSFKFADDKIIESTPAKLAGIFCMQRIGSIKGQKLLKYYCPSDLTDNVLYSKYFTDIKSTKHQTTLLFAEHTSAGLIPKVENHEEDIPRVGRWDIYQISDYIWKTDMTQFSPTPSFVAEFSQLEKQLGISTVVPSKDDLQSWLKAQTIENSHLKEQLQEKQAMLKAVYAIAREGISEGDLSGTAEFKVHKFSCQIMQAMGIDPYKVTQEEFMQHEDDVHGGTEHGATEHEEEELQLVETEQQGDGITETYSSSMKSVTTCKTPPKKRPVAKQKPTPTNNVDEEQKKDVEETPVTDEAQKKAADGGVVDGAGDDVAAKAVGDDVTAKVNEDTPATVGDGLVMTAPTQPTPRTFDDSSASTQFEDSMVITATTPQTQPDNAQTYRLVQLGANPDDMTNVEVSEMIDEIVSNINKTEHGPAVTENAEPTSTATTQENVFSLGLEKTPKPAGELLKEAANAIR; translated from the exons atggattgtgagacaccatgttcattcaAGTTTGCTGATGATAAGATTATAGAGTCTACACCGGCAAAGCTGGCTGGTATATTTTGCATGCAGAGGATTGGAAGCATAAAGGGTCAGAAGCTGTTAAAGTACTATTGTCCTAGTGATTTGACTGACAATGTTTTATACAGCAAATACTTCACCGATATCAAATCTACAAAGCATCAGACGACG ttaTTGTTTGCTGAACACACGTCAGCAGGATTAATCCCGAAAGTTGAGAACCACGAGGAAGATATCCCGAGGGTTGGGAGATGGGATATATACCAGATTTCTGATTACATTTGGAAAACAGACATGACACAGTTTTCG ccaactcctagctttgtggctgagttttcacagcttgagaAGCAGCTGGGTATATCAACCGTGGTACCCAGCAAGGACGACCTGCAAAGTTGGCTGAAAGCGCAAACTATTGAGAATAGCCATCTGAAAGAGCAACTGCAAGAAAAGCAAGCAATGCTTAAAGCAGTGTATGCAATTGCAAGAGAAGGGATATCAGAAGGGGACCTTTCAGGAACAGCGGAATTCAAGGTtcacaaatttagttgccaaattatgcaagcaatgggtattgatccttacaaagtgacccaggaagagtttatgcaacatgaagatgatgtacatggaggtactgagcatggagctactgagcatgaagaagaagagttacaatTAGTTGAGACAGAGCAACAAGGAGATGGAATTACTGa GACATATAGTTCAAGTATGAAGAGTGTGACAACTTGCaagactccaccaaagaaaaggCCTGTCGCAAAGCAAAAGCCCACTCCTACAAATAATGTTgatgaggagcagaagaaagatgTTGAAGAGACACCTGTTACGGATGAGGCACAGAAGAAAGCTGCAGATGGCGGAGTTGTGGATGGGGCAGGTGATGATGTAGCTGCAAAAGCCGTAGGTGATGATGTTACTGCAAAAGTCAATGAGGATACACCTGCAACTGTTGGTGACGGTTTGGTTATGACTGCTCCAACTCAGCCAACTCCTCGAACTTTTGATGACAGTTCTGCTTCAACACAGTTTGAGGACTCCATGGTGATAACTGCTACAACACCGCAAACACAGCCTGACAATGCTCAGACCTACAGGTTGGTGCAACTAGGAGCTAACCCCGATGATATGACGAATGTTGAAGTGAGTGAAATGATAGATGAGATCGTCAGCAACATTAACAAAACTGAACATGGACCCGCAGTGACGGAGAATGCAGAACCTACCTCAACTG CTACAACGCAGGAAAACGTTTTTAGCCTTGGATTAGAAAAAACTCCAAAACCTGCAGGAGAGTTACTGAAGGAAGCTGCAAATGCAATAAGATAA